Proteins from one Cicer arietinum cultivar CDC Frontier isolate Library 1 chromosome 3, Cicar.CDCFrontier_v2.0, whole genome shotgun sequence genomic window:
- the LOC140919584 gene encoding uncharacterized protein: MVLTRNMARSSDDWNLEREEIRTRLDLNEARTKKTEELLAAIASKLGVRSDDDHGDGGSEIGDRECIREKGQNRWRKLEIPIFSGEDAFGWTRKLDRYFSLQMVQEEEKMQAILLALEGRALSWFQWWERCNPNPSWDAFKVVVIRRFQPSMIQNPFELLLSLKQVGTVEEYVEEFEKYVGALREIDQEFAKGI, translated from the coding sequence ATGGTTTTGACGAGAAACATGGCTCGTTCTTCGGATGATTGGAATTTAGAGAGAGAAGAAATACGCACGAGGCTTGACCTAAATGAAGCGAGGACGAAGAAAACCGAAGAATTGCTTGCTGCAATCGCAAGCAAGTTAGGAGTGCGATCTGATGATGATCATGGCGATGGAGGCAGTGAGATCGGAGATCGCGAATGCATCAGGGAGAAAGGGCAAAATCGTTGGCGGAAATTGGAAATCCCAATTTTTTCCGGTGAGGACGCTTTTGGTTGGACACGCAAGCTAGATCGCTATTTTTCGTTGCAAATGGTCCAAGAAGAAGAGAAAATGCAGGCGATTCTGTTAGCATTGGAAGGCAGAGCTTTAAGCTGGTTTCAATGGTGGGAGAGGTGCAATCCAAATCCTTCATGGGATGCTTTCAAGGTGGTTGTCATAAGGAGATTTCAACCATCAATGATTCAAAATCCTTTTGAATTGTTGCTATCTTTGAAACAGGTTGGTACAGTGGAAGAGTATGTGGAGGAATTTGAGAAGTATGTTGGCGCTCTAAGAGAAATTGATCAAGAATTTGCTAAGGGCATT